In Phycodurus eques isolate BA_2022a chromosome 23, UOR_Pequ_1.1, whole genome shotgun sequence, a genomic segment contains:
- the LOC133398012 gene encoding RNA-binding protein 4.1-like isoform X2: MVKIFIGNLACNTSVDELRGLFEKYGKVTECDIVKNFGFVHMSILSEAEEAIRNLNQHQLNGWRMNVELSKGRPKSSTKLHVGNLGEGVTADILRAKFEEFGSVVECDVVKDYAFVHMERMEDAMDAINKMDNTAFKGKLMSVQLSTSRLRTAPGMGDHTGCFVCGKHGHWSKDCPVDRNNSHGDDMRGFGGRGPPHGPPGFGRGGYGMASAPSNYMAGSAFNRPSFGGGMPPPPRRPGPEVGDRYGERSGVFERDRVQSSVDFYEKYRARPYGSSYFEERRMSYLPPPPPPPPPSSLSKFSGVDPYERRPPPPPAPAPPSAAAAAYYAREHNPINRVPVAPAGYAFERKRLSPVSATRGSFMPPRHMPRYAPY, from the exons ATGGTGAAAATCTTTATCGGCAATCTTGCCTGTAACACCAGCGTAGACGAGCTGCGGGGCCTCTTCGAGAAGTACGGCAAGGTCACAGAGTGCGACATAGTCAAGAACTTTGGCTTTGTGCACATGAGCATCCTTTCCGAGGCCGAGGAGGCCATCCGGAACCTCAACCAGCACCAGCTGAACGGCTGGCGCATGAACGTGGAACTGAGCAAGGGCAGGCCCAAGTCCAGCACCAAGCTGCACGTGGGCAACCTCGGCGAAGGGGTCACCGCGGACATTTTGCGGGCTAAGTTCGAAGAGTTTGGCTCGGTAGTGGAATGTGATGTAGTGAAGGACTATGCCTTCGTTCACATGGAGCGAATGGAGgatgccatggatgccattaaTAAGATGGACAACACTGCCTTCAAAG GCAAACTGATGAGCGTACAACTGTCCACCAGTCGGCTCCGCACGGCCCCGGGAATGGGAGATCATACCGGCTGCTTTGTCTGCGGGAAACACGGTCATTGGTCGAAAGACTGTCCAGTCGATCGGAACAATAGCCACGGTGACGACATGAGAGGTTTCGGCGGCCGGGGCCCCCCACACGGTCCCCCAGGTTTTGGCAGGGGTGGCTACGGAATGGCCAGCGCGCCCTCTAATTACATGGCTGGCTCTGCGTTTAATCGGCCTAGTTTTGGCGGCGGGATGCCGCCCCCTCCTCGGAGGCCCGGCCCCGAGGTGGGGGATAGGTACGGTGAGAGGTCTGGAGTTTTCGAACGAGACCGTGTGCAAAGCAGTGTCGACTTCTATGAGAAGTACAGAGCTCGCCCTTACGGCTCGAGCTATTTCGAGGAGCGCCGCATGTCCtatctcccccctccccctcctcccccacccccttctTCCCTCTCAAAGTTCTCGGGTGTGGACCCGTACGAGCGGCGtcctccgccgccgcccgcGCCAGCCCCCCCCTCCGCCGCCGCTGCCGCTTACTACGCGAGAGAGCACAACCCAATCAACCGGGTACCCGTCGCCCCGGCCGGCTACGCCTTTGAGCGAAAGCGGCTGTCACCGGTGTCCGCCACCAGGGGCTCCTTCATGCCGCCGCGGCACATGCCACGATACGCGCCGTACTAA
- the LOC133398012 gene encoding RNA-binding protein 4.1-like isoform X1 — MTYGSEYWINRASAVMVKIFIGNLACNTSVDELRGLFEKYGKVTECDIVKNFGFVHMSILSEAEEAIRNLNQHQLNGWRMNVELSKGRPKSSTKLHVGNLGEGVTADILRAKFEEFGSVVECDVVKDYAFVHMERMEDAMDAINKMDNTAFKGKLMSVQLSTSRLRTAPGMGDHTGCFVCGKHGHWSKDCPVDRNNSHGDDMRGFGGRGPPHGPPGFGRGGYGMASAPSNYMAGSAFNRPSFGGGMPPPPRRPGPEVGDRYGERSGVFERDRVQSSVDFYEKYRARPYGSSYFEERRMSYLPPPPPPPPPSSLSKFSGVDPYERRPPPPPAPAPPSAAAAAYYAREHNPINRVPVAPAGYAFERKRLSPVSATRGSFMPPRHMPRYAPY; from the exons ATGACCTACGGCTCTGAATATTG GATCAACCGAGCGTCTGCAGTCATGGTGAAAATCTTTATCGGCAATCTTGCCTGTAACACCAGCGTAGACGAGCTGCGGGGCCTCTTCGAGAAGTACGGCAAGGTCACAGAGTGCGACATAGTCAAGAACTTTGGCTTTGTGCACATGAGCATCCTTTCCGAGGCCGAGGAGGCCATCCGGAACCTCAACCAGCACCAGCTGAACGGCTGGCGCATGAACGTGGAACTGAGCAAGGGCAGGCCCAAGTCCAGCACCAAGCTGCACGTGGGCAACCTCGGCGAAGGGGTCACCGCGGACATTTTGCGGGCTAAGTTCGAAGAGTTTGGCTCGGTAGTGGAATGTGATGTAGTGAAGGACTATGCCTTCGTTCACATGGAGCGAATGGAGgatgccatggatgccattaaTAAGATGGACAACACTGCCTTCAAAG GCAAACTGATGAGCGTACAACTGTCCACCAGTCGGCTCCGCACGGCCCCGGGAATGGGAGATCATACCGGCTGCTTTGTCTGCGGGAAACACGGTCATTGGTCGAAAGACTGTCCAGTCGATCGGAACAATAGCCACGGTGACGACATGAGAGGTTTCGGCGGCCGGGGCCCCCCACACGGTCCCCCAGGTTTTGGCAGGGGTGGCTACGGAATGGCCAGCGCGCCCTCTAATTACATGGCTGGCTCTGCGTTTAATCGGCCTAGTTTTGGCGGCGGGATGCCGCCCCCTCCTCGGAGGCCCGGCCCCGAGGTGGGGGATAGGTACGGTGAGAGGTCTGGAGTTTTCGAACGAGACCGTGTGCAAAGCAGTGTCGACTTCTATGAGAAGTACAGAGCTCGCCCTTACGGCTCGAGCTATTTCGAGGAGCGCCGCATGTCCtatctcccccctccccctcctcccccacccccttctTCCCTCTCAAAGTTCTCGGGTGTGGACCCGTACGAGCGGCGtcctccgccgccgcccgcGCCAGCCCCCCCCTCCGCCGCCGCTGCCGCTTACTACGCGAGAGAGCACAACCCAATCAACCGGGTACCCGTCGCCCCGGCCGGCTACGCCTTTGAGCGAAAGCGGCTGTCACCGGTGTCCGCCACCAGGGGCTCCTTCATGCCGCCGCGGCACATGCCACGATACGCGCCGTACTAA